Proteins encoded in a region of the Pangasianodon hypophthalmus isolate fPanHyp1 chromosome 21, fPanHyp1.pri, whole genome shotgun sequence genome:
- the LOC113543359 gene encoding cysteinyl leukotriene receptor 2-like gives MERGEGNSSVSQGHNCNHSEEYKFTTYTVVFSLVFIFGLLGNAGALYVFCKLSVKNRLSTIILIHLAVSDLIFILTLPLRIAFYSNNSAGMQESSPRSTMSHLNLACRFSTFLFYISMYCSIFFLTALSVCRYLVLAGRVRLQNSEACRWARFLCWGIWVFVIGGNILYLGIITGFSMQAEGCLEPAGKESWALVYRLNLVVLVICFLLPLTVVLICYCLMIRHILRIRAGQRQRDVALICLVLLIFCFCFLPYHIQRTLHLHHMMYQHPEACQLLATLQKSVVVTLCFAAVNSCLDPLLFLFVGHGFKTVINKFIARAHLSWALENTNLSSMAPAVVQLPLVGEPNTTNRDQGFSMELPLSQKNDITV, from the coding sequence atggagagaggagaaggCAACAGCTCAGTCTCTCAAGGTCACAACTGTAACCATTCAGAGGAATACAAATTCACCACCTACACCGTGGTCTTCAGCCTGGTCTTTATTTTTGGTCTCTTGGGCAATGCTGGCGCTCTGTACGTCTTCTGCAAGCTCTCGGTGAAGAATCGTCTCTCTACTATCATTCTCATCCACCTTGCTGTATCAGACCTGATCTTCATCCTTACATTGCCACTAAGGATCGCCTTTTACTCCAACAACTCAGCTGGTATGCAGGAATCTTCTCCCAGGTCCACAATGTCACATTTGAACCTTGCCTGCCGTTTCTCCACCTTCTTGTTCTACATCAGCATGTATTGCAGCATTTTCTTTCTGACAGCCCTTAGCGTGTGCCGCTACCTGGTGCTAGCAGGTCGAGTTCGGCTCCAGAACAGTGAGGCTTGCAGATGGGCTCGCTTCCTGTGCTGGGGAATCTGGGTTTTTGTGATAGGGGGGAACATTTTATACCTTGGTATAATCACTGGGTTCAGCATGCAGGCAGAGGGATGCCTGGAACCAGCAGGGAAAGAGTCCTGGGCTTTGGTGTATCGTCTGAACCTGGTGGTGCTGGTGATCTGCTTTTTGCTTCCGCTAACAGTGGTGTTGATTTGCTACTGCCTCATGATCAGACACATCTTGAGGATCCGTGCTGGCCAAAGGCAGCGTGATGTGGCTCTGATCTGCTTGGTGCTTTTgatcttctgtttttgtttcctcCCTTACCACATCCAACGCACGCTGCACCTCCACCATATGATGTACCAGCACCCAGAGGCATGCCAGTTGCTGGCCACCTTGCAGAAATCGGTGGTGGTGACGCTGTGCTTTGCTGCAGTCAACAGTTGCCTGGATCCACTTCTCTTCCTGTTTGTGGGCCATGGTTTCAAAACAGTGATCAATAAGTTCATTGCTCGTGCACACCTTTCTTGGGCACTAGAGAATACCAATTTGAGTTCCATGGCTCCAGCTGTTGTGCAGCTACCATTGGTTGGAGAACCAAATACAACAAACAGGGACCAAGGTTTCTCTATGGAGCTGCCACTCTCCCAGAAAAATGATATTACTGTTTGA
- the aadac gene encoding arylacetamide deacetylase: MRSTGALFLLSVCALTAYYIYSPIPDNIEQRWKLMITDCFFRSLSHLADFSELLGLTDYMDVMMFITFLERVVPVSDERVKVAEEHFDGVEVVVYEPRQDRGTGEMKRAIIYLHGGGWCLGSSKMGPYDLLSRQMVTELNAVVVSVEYRLAPPYHFPVPFEDVYRVVKYFLQPDVLDRYEVDPERVAVSGDSAGGNLAAAVTQQLQLEPNQHVKLKAQALIYPALQALDLNTPSYQQNQHMPILPRTLMVRFWSEYFTSDKSFLTTMLTNNHNSAESIALLKFVNWSVFLPEPYRRAYNYSTLSISTDKTSLSLADPRASPLLVPDAVLRRLPKTYILTSEYDVLRDDGMMYVTRLRLAGVDVTHEHYEEGFHGTIMFTLWPTEFEVARRIVDNYLLWLKENL, encoded by the exons ATGCGATCCACAGGAGCGCTTTTCCTCCTCTCCGTGTGCGCGTTAACGGCGTACTACATCTACTCGCCCATTCCGGATAACATAGAGCAGAGATGGAAGCTCATGATCACCGACTGCTTCTTCAGGAGTTTGAGTCACCTG GCAGACTTCAGCGAGCTGCTAGGTCTGACGGACTACATGGATGTGATGATGTTCATCACGTTCCTAGAAAGAGTGGTACCTGTGTCTGACGAGCGGGTGAAGGTGGCGGAAGAGCATTTTGACGGCGTGGAGGTGGTGGTGTATGAACCCAGGCAGGATAGAGGAACAGGCGAGATGAAGAGAGCCATCATCTACCTGCATGGTGGAGGATGGTGTCTGGGCAGCTCTA aAATGGGCCCGTACGATCTCCTGTCCAGGCAGATGGTTACAGAACTAAACGCAGTGGTTGTTTCTGTAGA GTACCGCCTGGCCCCTCCGTACCACTTCCCTGTTCCATTTGAGGATGTGTACCGTGTAGTGAAGTATTTCCTTCAGCCTGATGTTCTGGACAGGTACGAGGTGGATCCAGAGCGTGTTGCAGTGTCAGGGGACAGTGCTGGAGGGAACCTGGCAGCCGCTGTAACACAGCAG CTGCAGCTGGAACCAAACCAGCATGTGAAACTAAAAGCGCAGGCTTTAATCTATCCAGCCCTGCAAGCACTGGATCTCAACACACCGTCATACCAGCAGAACCAGCACATGCCAATCCTGCCACGGACACTCATGGTACGCTTCTGGAGTGAGTACTTCACCAGCGACAAATCATTTCTCACCACCATGTtgaccaacaaccacaacagTGCAGAATCCATTGCGCTGCTCAAATTTGTCAACTGGAGCGTCTTCCTGCCTGAGCCATACCGCCGGGCATACAACTACAGCACCCTGTCTATATCGACAGACAAAACCTCTTTGTCGCTAGCAGACCCGCGGGCGTCGCCATTACTGGTGCCTGACGCTGTGTTGCGTCGGCTGCCTAAAACCTACATTCTGACAAGTGAGTACGATGTGCTACGTGACGACGGCATGATGTATGTAACACGTTTGCGTCTGGCTGGCGTCGATGTGACACACGAACACTACGAAGAGGGGTTTCATGGCACAATTATGTTCACGCTGTGGCCCACCGAGTTCGAAGTCGCCCGCAGAATTGTGGACAATTATCTGCTGTGGCTCAAggaaaatttgtaa